In a genomic window of Erigeron canadensis isolate Cc75 chromosome 5, C_canadensis_v1, whole genome shotgun sequence:
- the LOC122599065 gene encoding probable cinnamyl alcohol dehydrogenase 1, producing MGSFKEERKTTGWAARDTSGLLSPYTFTLRKTEAEDVFIKVICCGVCHTDYHQIKNDLGMSNYPMVPGHEVVGEVVELGTNVSKFNVGDIVGVGLLVGCCNQCRPCQAEVEQYCNKKIWTYNDVYTDGKPTQGGFSSSMVVHQKFVVKIPDGMSPEQAAPLLCAGVTVYSPLSHFGLKGSGLKGGILGLGGVGHMGVLFAKAMGHHVTVISSSDKKREEAINVLGADEYLISSDIDKLKEAVDSLDYIIDTVPAPHPLDEYLSLLKLDGKLIILGVINAPLQFISPLLMSGRKTITGTFIGSMKEIEEMLEFCRDNEVKSTIEMVKMEYINTAMERLAKNDVRYRFVVDVAGSKLEDE from the exons ATGGGAAGTTTTAAAGAAGAGAGGAAAACTACAGGATGGGCTGCAAGAGATACTTCTGGCCTTCTTTCCCCTTATACCTTCACACTCAG GAAAACTGAGGCGGAAGACGTGTTTATTAAGGTCATATGTTGCGGCGTTTGCCATACTGATTATCATCAGATTAAAAACGACTTAGGGATGTCGAATTACCCCATGGTTCCAGG GCATGAAGTAGTTGGTGAAGTGGTAGAATTGGGAACAAATGTTAGTAAATTTAATGTTGGTGACATCGTCGGAGTTGGGCTTCTAGTCGGGTGCTGCAACCAGTGTCGTCCTTGTCAGGCGGAGGTGGAGCAGTATTGCAATAAAAAGATATGGACTTACAACGACGTTTACACCGATGGTAAACCCACTCAAGGCGGATTTTCTAGCTCCATGGTCGTCCATCAAAA ATTTGTTGTCAAGATACCGGATGGGATGTCACCAGAGCAAGCAGCCCCATTACTATGTGCTGGAGTAACTGTCTACAGTCCATTGAGCCACTTTGGTCTCAAAGGTAGCGGGTTGAAAGGAGGTATACTTGGGCTAGGTGGAGTTGGACATATGGGTGTTTTATTTGCGAAAGCAATGGGTCATCATGTGACCGTTATTAGCTCTTCTGACAAGAAGAGAGAAGAGGCTATAAACGTTCTTGGAGCTGACGAGTATCTCATCAGCTCTGATATAGATAAACTTAAAGAAGCCGTTGACTCACTTGACTATATTATAGACACAGTCCCAGCACCCCACCCTCTTGATGAATACCTTTCATTGCTTAAACTCGATGGGAAATTAATTATATTGGGTGTCATCAATGCCCCTTTACAGTTTATCTCTCCTTTGCTTATGTCTG GAAGGAAAACGATCACGGGAACATTTATAGGAAGTATGAAAGAAATCGAAGAGATGTTGGAGTTTTGCAGGGATAACGAGGTAAAATCGACAATCGAGATGGTTAAGATGGAGTATATAAACACCGCAATGGAAAGGCTAGCCAAGAATGATGTTCGATATCGATTTGTGGTAGATGTGGCTGGTAGCAAACTTGAAGATGAGTAA
- the LOC122602392 gene encoding uncharacterized protein LOC122602392 — MANNISSIVPFLAILAILQITAAVDYKVTNSAATTPGGVRFNNDIGAAYTTQTVASATRFIWRTFRQNTNSDRKSVARVSVFIDDMDGVAYASSNEIHVSARYIQGYSRNVKTEITGVLYHEMAHIWQWNGNGEAPGGLIEGIADYVRLKAGYAPSHWVQPGAGDRWDQGYDVTARFLDYCNGLRNGFVAELNKKMRGGYNDSFFVDLLGKTVDQLWAEYKG, encoded by the coding sequence ATGGCTAACAATATATCTTCAATAGTCCCCTTTCTTGCAATTCTAGCAATCCTGCAAATAACCGCAGCAGTGGACTACAAGGTCACCAACTCGGCTGCAACCACCCCCGGCGGTGTCAGGTTCAACAATGACATCGGGGCTGCATACACCACCCAAACTGTAGCTTCTGCTACAAGATTTATATGGAGGACATTTCGACAAAACACGAACAGTGACAGAAAGAGCGTGGCACGAGTAAGTGTGTTCATTGATGACATGGATGGCGTTGCCTATGCGTCCAGCAATGAGATACATGTTAGTGCAAGGTACATTCAAGGGTACTCTCGTAATGTCAAGACTGAGATCACTGGAGTACTTTATCATGAAATGGCACATATATGGCAATGGAACGGTAATGGTGAAGCTCCAGGGGGACTAATTGAAGGAATTGCGGATTACGTGAGGTTGAAGGCTGGTTATGCACCTAGCCATTGGGTTCAGCCTGGGGCCGGTGATAGATGGGATCAAGGATATGATGTGACGGCTCGGTTCCTAGACTATTGTAATGGTCTTAGAAATGGATTCGTAGCCGAACTCAATAAGAAGATGAGGGGTGGTTATAACGATAGCTTTTTTGTGGACTTGCTAGGAAAGACTGTTGATCAACTGTGGGCTGAATACAAAGGTTAA
- the LOC122602391 gene encoding uncharacterized protein LOC122602391, with product MNTIQNSSSSFNDLPDDIILQIFNKLTNDLKTLFFCHQVSKRFSLIVLQIHTISFTAPRLLSNTPVTDTSPQNNLFQTFLNGVVFKPLNLLRRFFFFLPATRPLPPIISSFYGDSFRSAVSFLTNFKTVKSLQIELPYSSHKGIENLLFKWNVVFSNRIQSFMFLSPNFVSNNHELGNNDNNEISNDMFKKKVHIAFQCLKDVIVRHRMMLYFIKDFPLLENVCITDSGKRGKLCLSGRKVSDVREWVNSDVKPHLSRIEVPVSVSQCFLPTLELPVSGYVMKGVTFVVMHMSGNGKNDGFVNGDVDGFEEEEAAYREAVMEILENHKEKMMTLL from the coding sequence atgaacaCCATCCagaattcttcttcttcattcaaTGATTTACCAGACGACATCATTCTCCAAATATTTAACAAATTAACCAACGATCTAAAAACCTTATTTTTCTGCCACCAAGTTTCCAAACGTTTTTCACTAATCGTCCTTCAAATCCACACTATTTCCTTTACTGCCCCTCGTCTTCTTTCAAACACTCCTGTTACCGACACATCACCTCAAAACAACCTCTTCCAAACATTCTTAAACGGTGTCGTTTTCAAACCCCTTAATCTCCTCCGCCGTTTCTTCTTTTTCCTCCCAGCTACCAGACCCCTGCCACCCATCATCTCCTCATTTTACGGCGATTCCTTTCGCTCCGCCGTTTCGTTTTTAACCAATTTCAAAACGGTGAAATCGTTACAAATTGAGCTTCCGTATTCAAGCCATAAAGGTAttgaaaatcttttatttaaatggAATGTCGTTTTTAGTAATCGGATTCaatcttttatgtttttatcCCCGAATTTCGTTAGTAATAATCATGAATTAggaaataatgataataatgaaaTAAGTAATGATATGTTTAAGAAAAAAGTTCACATAGCGTTTCAATGTTTAAAAGATGTGATTGTGAGACATAGGATGATGTTATATTTCATTAAGGATTTTCCGTTGTTGGAAAACGTTTGTATTACGGATTCTGGAAAACGGGGGAAGTTGTGTTTGAGTGGGAGGAAAGTTAGTGATGTTAGGGAATGGGTGAATTCGGATGTGAAACCGCATTTGAGTCGTATTGAGGTTCCTGTTAGTGTGAGTCAGTGTTTTTTGCCGACTTTGGAACTGCCGGTTTCTGGGTATGTGATGAAGGGGGTGACGTTTGTTGTAATGCATATGAGTGGAAACGGaaaaaatgatggttttgtcaACGGTGATGTTGATggttttgaagaagaagaggctGCGTATCGTGAAGCTGTGATGGAGATTTTGGAGAATCATAAAGAGAAGATGATGACGCTGCTGTAG
- the LOC122600815 gene encoding PRKR-interacting protein 1, producing MSSSGRPSTATGRELQIVSSATAPAASDRTAISALPPRHPNNSSAIVEYTAPVASQEDEDLEVKLRRIIDLVPVRVNNTSGSSAGSGSGDFHQYRQMRRKEQDRLARMDVDYQKRKEAAEFNKRREERLKATEERTAKKRLKRQKKKQKKQEKKMKLEAGNQEEDRKEVKTSDEDQDSGNDE from the exons ATGTCCAGTTCAGGACGCCCGTCGACGGCAACTGGAAGAGAGTTACAGATTGTATCTTCAGCCACTGCGCCGGCAGCGTCAGATAGGACGGCGATTTCCGCACTTCCGCCACGTCATCCGAATAATTCGTCTGCAATCGTTGAATATACAGCTCCTGTAGCTAGtcaagaagatgaagatctAGAAGTGAAACTACGTCGTATTATAGATTTGGTACCTGTTCGTGTTAACAATACTTCCGGCAGTTCCGCTGGTTCTGGCTCCGGTGACTTCCATCAG TATCGACAAATGAGACGGAAAGAGCAAGATCGGCTTGCAAGAATGGACGTTGATTACCAAAAAAGGAAAGAAGCGGCAGAGTTCAATAAGAGGAGAGAAGAAAGATTAAAAGCAACAGAAGAGCGCACTGCTAAGAAGCGATTGAAACGCCAAAAGAAGAAGCAAaagaaacaagaaaagaaaatgaagttggaAGCAGGCAACCAGGAAGAAGATAGAAAAGAAGTTAAAACTTCAGATGAAGATCAAGATTCGGGCAATGATGAATGA